A genomic region of Cannabis sativa cultivar Pink pepper isolate KNU-18-1 chromosome 1, ASM2916894v1, whole genome shotgun sequence contains the following coding sequences:
- the LOC115705993 gene encoding ACT domain-containing protein ACR10 isoform X2, with translation MGILHEDMVLVKQEKEGDPTVITVNCPDKTGLGCDLCRIVLIFGLSICRADFSTDGKWCYMVFWVVEKPNTNWNLLKNRFLEVCPSYFSTSEMDYYRPQNQQPSPPDVFLLKFWCTYDREGLLHDVTEVLCELELTIKRVKVSTAPNGKVMDLFFVTDTRELLHTKNRKDETVHHLKAALGDALISCEIDVAGPELTACSQGSPNLPSEISEEMFSLELPGKNFYGCPASNSISVTMDNKFSPSHTLVQILCQDHKGLIYDMMRTLKDYNIQISYSRFFANPKGNCEMDLFIMQADGKKIVDPTKQDSLRSRLKMELLRPLRVAVVSRGPDTELVVANPVELSGRGRPLVFHDITLAFKLLNMRIFSVEIARHMIRGREWEVYRILLDEGSGLSLPRNKIEANVRNILMGWDNRR, from the exons ATGGGAATTTTGCACGAGGACATGGTCCTCGTTAAACAAGAAAAAGAAGGCGATCCCACTGTGATTACTGTTAATTGCCCAGATAAAACTGGTTTGGGGTGTGATTTATGTAGAATTGTTTTGATCTTTGGGCTGAGTATTTGCAGAGCAG ATTTTTCAACGGATGGGAAATGGTGCTACATGGTGTTCTGGGTGGTGGAAAAGCCCAACACAAACTGGAATTTGTTGAAGAACAGGTTTCTAGAAGTGTGTCCTTCTTACTTTTCCACGTCTGAAATGGATTATTACCGGCCTCAAAACCAGCAGCCAAGCCCACCAGATGTGTTTCTCTTGAAATTTTGGTGTACATATGATCGAGAAGGCCTATTACATG ATGTCACTGAGGTTCTCTGCGAGCTAGAGCTAACAATTAAGAGAGTGAAGGTATCCACTGCCCCAAATGGCAAAGTGATGGACCTCTTTTTCGTTACAGACACAAG AGAACTTCTTCatacaaaaaatagaaaagatgaAACAGTTCATCATCTGAAAGCCGCACTAGGGGATGCCTTGATCAGTTGCGAAATTGATGTGGCTGGTCCAGAACTTACAGCTTGTTCACAAGGTTCTCCAAATCTTCCTTCTGAAATCAGTGAAGAAATGTTCAGTTTAGAGCTTCCAGGCAAAAACTTTTATGGATGTCCTGCCTCTAATTCGATTTCAGTAACAATGGACAATAAGTTCAGCCCTTCTCACACACTTGTTCAAATCCTCTGTCAGGATCATAAAGGTCTCATATATGATATGATGAGAACCCTAAAGGATTACAACATTCAG ATTTCATATAGCCGCTTCTTTGCAAATCCAAAAGGGAACTGTGAGATGGACTTGTTCATAATGCAAGCAGATGGCAAGAAGATTGTTGATCCCACTAAACAAGACTCATTACGCTCTCGCTTAAAAATGGAGCTTCTGCGTCCACTTAGAGTAGCTGTAGTGAGTCGTGGCCCTGATACCGAACTTGTGGTAGCTAATCCAGTGGAGTTGTCTGGCAGGGGCCGTCCTCTTGTATTTCATGATATTACTCTTGCTTTCAAACTTCTCAACATGCGAATTTTCTCA GTTGAGATTGCTAGACACATGATCCGTGGCCGAGAGTGGGAAGTGTACAGAATTCTCCTCGATGAAGGGTCTGGATTATCTCTGCCAAGGAACAAGATTGAAGCCAATGTAAGAAACATTTTGATGGGTTGGGACAATAGAAGATAA
- the LOC115705993 gene encoding ACT domain-containing protein ACR10 isoform X1 produces the protein MGILHEDMVLVKQEKEGDPTVITVNCPDKTGLGCDLCRIVLIFGLSICRADFSTDGKWCYMVFWVVEKPNTNWNLLKNRFLEVCPSYFSTSEMDYYRPQNQQPSPPDVFLLKFWCTYDREGLLHDVTEVLCELELTIKRVKVSTAPNGKVMDLFFVTDTRELLHTKNRKDETVHHLKAALGDALISCEIDVAGPELTACSQGSPNLPSEISEEMFSLELPGKNFYGCPASNSISVTMDNKFSPSHTLVQILCQDHKGLIYDMMRTLKDYNIQISYSRFFANPKGNCEMDLFIMQADGKKIVDPTKQDSLRSRLKMELLRPLRVAVVSRGPDTELVVANPVELSGRGRPLVFHDITLAFKLLNMRIFSVIFQTNDYFFCFSLIIITLYSSHLYFSLAFNFLCYSQVEIARHMIRGREWEVYRILLDEGSGLSLPRNKIEANVRNILMGWDNRR, from the exons ATGGGAATTTTGCACGAGGACATGGTCCTCGTTAAACAAGAAAAAGAAGGCGATCCCACTGTGATTACTGTTAATTGCCCAGATAAAACTGGTTTGGGGTGTGATTTATGTAGAATTGTTTTGATCTTTGGGCTGAGTATTTGCAGAGCAG ATTTTTCAACGGATGGGAAATGGTGCTACATGGTGTTCTGGGTGGTGGAAAAGCCCAACACAAACTGGAATTTGTTGAAGAACAGGTTTCTAGAAGTGTGTCCTTCTTACTTTTCCACGTCTGAAATGGATTATTACCGGCCTCAAAACCAGCAGCCAAGCCCACCAGATGTGTTTCTCTTGAAATTTTGGTGTACATATGATCGAGAAGGCCTATTACATG ATGTCACTGAGGTTCTCTGCGAGCTAGAGCTAACAATTAAGAGAGTGAAGGTATCCACTGCCCCAAATGGCAAAGTGATGGACCTCTTTTTCGTTACAGACACAAG AGAACTTCTTCatacaaaaaatagaaaagatgaAACAGTTCATCATCTGAAAGCCGCACTAGGGGATGCCTTGATCAGTTGCGAAATTGATGTGGCTGGTCCAGAACTTACAGCTTGTTCACAAGGTTCTCCAAATCTTCCTTCTGAAATCAGTGAAGAAATGTTCAGTTTAGAGCTTCCAGGCAAAAACTTTTATGGATGTCCTGCCTCTAATTCGATTTCAGTAACAATGGACAATAAGTTCAGCCCTTCTCACACACTTGTTCAAATCCTCTGTCAGGATCATAAAGGTCTCATATATGATATGATGAGAACCCTAAAGGATTACAACATTCAG ATTTCATATAGCCGCTTCTTTGCAAATCCAAAAGGGAACTGTGAGATGGACTTGTTCATAATGCAAGCAGATGGCAAGAAGATTGTTGATCCCACTAAACAAGACTCATTACGCTCTCGCTTAAAAATGGAGCTTCTGCGTCCACTTAGAGTAGCTGTAGTGAGTCGTGGCCCTGATACCGAACTTGTGGTAGCTAATCCAGTGGAGTTGTCTGGCAGGGGCCGTCCTCTTGTATTTCATGATATTACTCTTGCTTTCAAACTTCTCAACATGCGAATTTTCTCAGTAATATTTCAAACCAATGATTACTTTTTCTGTTTTTCCCTAATAATTATAACACTATATTCCTCCCACCTATACTTTTCCTTGGCATTCAATTTTCTGTGCTATTCTCAGGTTGAGATTGCTAGACACATGATCCGTGGCCGAGAGTGGGAAGTGTACAGAATTCTCCTCGATGAAGGGTCTGGATTATCTCTGCCAAGGAACAAGATTGAAGCCAATGTAAGAAACATTTTGATGGGTTGGGACAATAGAAGATAA